A genomic stretch from Candidatus Brocadiaceae bacterium includes:
- a CDS encoding cation diffusion facilitator family transporter, giving the protein MTSLESGIKAAILGIMVNTGLAIIKIITGFTGHSYALIADGIESTADVISSVIVWSGLRISAAPPDPKHPYGHGKAESIAGLFVSMLLFGAALFIIIHSIKDILVPHKAPEWYTLIVLMFVIITKEILFRFVISIGDAIDSTALRGDAWHHRADALTSAAALIGISIALIGGEGYESADSWAALFACVIITFNGIKIFRTALDEVMDATVPQMTKDETVRIAKQVEGVLSIGKCRIRKSGITLLVDIHVQVEGKMSVKESHAIAHLVKDELIKENLNISDVVVHIEPYHPGEAHVLLE; this is encoded by the coding sequence ATGACGTCCCTTGAATCAGGCATCAAAGCCGCCATACTGGGAATAATGGTTAATACAGGACTGGCAATTATAAAGATTATTACCGGTTTTACAGGGCATTCATATGCACTCATTGCGGATGGTATTGAATCTACAGCAGATGTAATCAGTTCAGTAATTGTCTGGAGTGGCTTGAGAATTTCAGCGGCCCCTCCGGATCCAAAACATCCGTATGGTCATGGAAAGGCGGAATCGATTGCAGGCCTGTTTGTTTCCATGCTGTTATTTGGAGCAGCCCTGTTTATCATAATTCATAGTATTAAAGACATTCTGGTCCCTCATAAAGCACCGGAATGGTATACGCTCATTGTATTAATGTTTGTCATTATAACCAAGGAAATACTCTTTCGATTTGTTATTTCTATCGGAGATGCAATAGACAGCACAGCATTACGGGGGGATGCATGGCACCACCGGGCCGATGCGCTCACTTCTGCTGCGGCGTTGATAGGGATTTCTATTGCTCTTATAGGAGGTGAGGGGTACGAAAGCGCTGACAGCTGGGCAGCGCTATTTGCCTGTGTGATTATCACATTTAACGGCATAAAAATTTTCAGGACAGCGCTTGATGAGGTAATGGACGCAACCGTCCCTCAAATGACAAAAGATGAAACCGTCAGAATAGCAAAACAGGTAGAAGGCGTCTTGTCGATCGGAAAATGCAGGATTAGAAAAAGTGGAATTACATTACTGGTGGATATTCATGTACAGGTTGAAGGGAAAATGAGTGTAAAGGAAAGCCATGCGATTGCACACCTCGTAAAAGATGAATTGATAAAAGAAAACCTGAATATCAGTGACGTTGTCGTACATATAGAGCCGTACCATCCCGGGGAAGCTCATGTATTATTGGAATAG
- a CDS encoding TlpA family protein disulfide reductase, whose translation MQILCNTKNVTKMMFIIIALSLPSLTFGHTLQEITSTDVKKMVQAADEKVTVLCFWASWCKVCQKHIPELENVYWKYKGRDVEIIGVSLDDDAKKADEFIKKKGISFPVVVAQDYEEMRYIFQISKIPTLIYYLDGQKHHGEAGYTPPDHIEEDIESCLAGRAAPEKDEVSSSQ comes from the coding sequence ATGCAAATTTTATGTAACACAAAAAATGTAACAAAAATGATGTTCATCATTATTGCTCTGTCTTTACCGTCTCTTACCTTTGGTCACACTTTACAAGAGATAACCTCCACGGATGTAAAAAAGATGGTTCAAGCGGCGGATGAAAAAGTTACGGTATTATGCTTCTGGGCATCATGGTGCAAGGTATGCCAGAAACATATACCGGAGCTCGAAAATGTTTACTGGAAGTATAAAGGAAGAGATGTGGAAATAATCGGTGTGTCTCTCGACGATGATGCAAAAAAAGCAGATGAATTTATAAAAAAGAAGGGGATCTCGTTTCCTGTTGTGGTCGCTCAGGATTATGAAGAGATGAGGTATATCTTTCAAATATCAAAAATCCCCACGTTGATATACTATCTCGACGGACAGAAGCATCATGGTGAGGCGGGATATACTCCGCCAGACCACATTGAGGAAGATATAGAAAGTTGTCTCGCAGGTAGAGCAGCACCGGAGAAGGATGAAGTTTCGTCTTCTCAATAA
- a CDS encoding bacteriocin family protein, with protein MRAFSKRKNFHHVTGIFVLMVMSYLFLGTSTIFAKCAKEDDCLSCHSSQELRKVHKDCQYLKQGCLACHTAPATLSDYAKAEEGSPYACSQGETAYGRNDPRFAEIGSDIQIGQEDWEKLKRTVHETTERHLVGRKFIEVYGPLGAGIQSAPLDTYAIPSWASVDMLGESNEAIHSLKRDIVHIPLIYKDFWLFWRDMEANKKCETPLDVSAAVGASVAAAAREDDLIFNGMSEMGISGLLNADGRNILKLSDWSVIGNGFQDVVSATEKLASLGIHGPYILVVNPKLYALLHKVYERTGELEIEGVKELVCGVYRSSVIKKDVALVVAKCRQNMDLAVGANFHLEYWGSQDLNHRFRVVGSSVLRIKTPQAICTLE; from the coding sequence ATGAGGGCTTTCAGCAAGCGGAAAAATTTTCATCATGTAACAGGAATTTTTGTCTTAATGGTAATGTCTTACCTTTTTCTGGGGACTTCAACGATATTTGCGAAATGCGCGAAAGAAGATGATTGCCTTTCATGCCATAGTTCGCAAGAATTGAGGAAAGTCCACAAAGACTGTCAGTACCTGAAACAAGGCTGCCTGGCGTGCCACACTGCCCCTGCAACTTTATCTGATTATGCAAAGGCAGAGGAAGGATCGCCGTATGCCTGTTCACAGGGGGAAACAGCCTATGGAAGGAATGATCCAAGGTTCGCGGAGATTGGTTCTGATATACAAATAGGACAGGAGGATTGGGAAAAATTGAAGCGTACGGTACATGAGACAACCGAAAGGCACCTTGTGGGAAGAAAGTTTATAGAAGTTTATGGCCCACTGGGCGCGGGCATCCAGAGTGCTCCCCTCGATACCTATGCGATTCCCTCTTGGGCAAGCGTTGATATGCTTGGTGAGAGCAATGAAGCCATTCACTCTTTAAAGAGAGATATTGTTCATATACCTCTTATTTACAAAGACTTTTGGCTTTTCTGGAGAGACATGGAAGCAAACAAAAAATGCGAGACACCGTTAGATGTAAGCGCCGCAGTGGGTGCTTCGGTTGCAGCGGCCGCCAGGGAGGACGATCTCATTTTCAATGGTATGTCAGAGATGGGGATATCAGGACTTTTGAATGCTGATGGACGCAATATATTAAAGCTCAGTGACTGGTCAGTGATCGGAAATGGTTTTCAGGATGTCGTTTCAGCTACTGAGAAACTTGCAAGTTTAGGAATCCATGGTCCCTATATCCTTGTGGTAAACCCGAAACTGTATGCGCTTCTTCACAAAGTGTATGAACGCACAGGAGAATTGGAAATAGAAGGGGTAAAAGAGCTGGTATGTGGGGTATATCGAAGTTCGGTAATAAAAAAAGATGTTGCCCTTGTGGTAGCAAAGTGCAGGCAGAACATGGACCTTGCTGTTGGCGCTAATTTTCATTTAGAGTATTGGGGCTCTCAAGATTTGAACCATCGGTTCAGGGTCGTGGGAAGCTCCGTGCTGAGAATAAAAACACCCCAAGCTATCTGCACATTGGAGTAA
- a CDS encoding multicopper oxidase domain-containing protein, with protein sequence MTGRYIMFLCVTIVCVFLFVSKGFAEIPCLLPDWDGVVTLEMEARPVTLELRPGVYFDAWGYCIKGEHPTVPGPTIKVREGTKIRIRFTNKLAVPASVHPHGVRYTIASDGTHIAGNHASIVEPGEARIFEWDTAGTPGTWYYHSMAFERGGEKGLSKGLWGALLVAPESVDPDPPDKEFVAFMHTYCIDGKEYCSFNDKSGDMEFMLGNSSAFSGEAWKVGNGEKIKIHLINIDEEMHTFHIHGHRWISKPTGKLVDTIGLDPFTTHVLEFVAGEGVGPGNWAFHCQSQNHIRNGMFGIFMVGESKIPKPLLAASASESAPPTLDGKTASFMYTDPLLKSMYEDFVGLAQGDGPWAQVYQPIPLYTYFNPARHYTPPESKEYETLLGKYKPGQCVECHEEVSPGIVAEWKMSDHANTKKTPYQTLETQEIEQLIGKQLNNWKPGTTEGVYCSYCHGDDHENLFMPTVDTACGICHPAEAGEFMRGRDFGKPSHPHSWEGSVSVPWYAELYRRGEGFSMVGCDQCHQNMSSCDDCHSRHRFSAAEARRPEVCSSCHMGPDHPDWESYEHSKWGVIYETTGGQWDWEKKLSQIVPGVDYLAPTCQYCHMYVGGGRWEMNVETKGIWRMGTIPPMEVEFKSGLKDFPYGIKIPPMDKKLEIYSAENRKKREDWIELCVKCHSDRFSRMWLDSLDQYMFASWKRIDEAQFVLENLFADDMIVPSPEDRPPFPLSDAIVKALGPDTLGPELYNLFKKTSGHLPVIGPILGAYSIFTQADGNPSGIEREFVEMWFWDHLQGYKGTAHAQQDISWWWGTAQTGGRMTRIQDEARKLRRLKALEDAIRK encoded by the coding sequence ATGACAGGACGGTATATTATGTTTCTCTGTGTAACAATAGTCTGTGTTTTTCTTTTTGTTTCAAAAGGATTTGCAGAGATTCCTTGCCTACTGCCGGATTGGGATGGAGTGGTAACCCTGGAGATGGAGGCAAGGCCGGTAACGCTGGAACTAAGGCCGGGGGTATACTTTGATGCCTGGGGATATTGTATAAAGGGAGAGCATCCTACCGTGCCCGGCCCAACTATAAAAGTGAGAGAAGGAACTAAGATCAGAATCCGTTTCACGAATAAATTGGCCGTCCCTGCATCGGTACATCCCCATGGAGTAAGATATACCATTGCCAGCGACGGTACCCATATTGCGGGAAATCATGCCAGCATTGTGGAACCAGGCGAAGCCAGGATATTTGAATGGGACACCGCGGGCACACCGGGTACGTGGTATTATCATTCCATGGCCTTTGAAAGAGGGGGAGAAAAGGGCTTGTCGAAAGGATTATGGGGCGCATTGCTTGTGGCGCCCGAAAGCGTTGACCCTGACCCACCGGATAAAGAATTTGTCGCTTTTATGCACACCTATTGCATAGATGGGAAAGAATATTGCTCCTTTAATGACAAATCCGGTGATATGGAGTTTATGTTGGGAAATAGTTCTGCCTTCTCGGGAGAGGCGTGGAAGGTTGGGAACGGAGAGAAAATAAAGATTCATCTCATAAATATCGATGAGGAAATGCATACCTTTCATATTCACGGACATCGTTGGATTAGCAAACCCACAGGGAAACTTGTTGATACTATAGGGCTGGACCCCTTTACTACCCATGTGTTGGAGTTTGTTGCCGGCGAAGGCGTAGGACCAGGCAACTGGGCATTTCACTGTCAATCCCAGAACCATATAAGGAATGGCATGTTCGGGATTTTTATGGTAGGGGAGAGCAAAATACCAAAACCTTTGCTTGCGGCATCTGCGTCAGAAAGCGCTCCGCCTACCTTAGATGGCAAAACGGCCTCCTTCATGTATACGGACCCATTGCTTAAAAGTATGTATGAAGATTTTGTTGGCCTGGCACAGGGAGACGGTCCCTGGGCTCAAGTATATCAACCTATTCCGCTCTATACCTATTTTAATCCGGCAAGACATTACACGCCTCCTGAGAGCAAGGAATATGAAACACTTCTGGGAAAATACAAACCCGGTCAATGTGTGGAGTGTCACGAGGAGGTTTCACCGGGCATTGTTGCCGAGTGGAAGATGTCCGATCATGCCAACACTAAGAAAACTCCTTATCAGACATTAGAAACCCAGGAAATCGAGCAATTAATCGGCAAGCAATTGAATAACTGGAAACCGGGGACCACGGAGGGTGTATACTGTTCTTATTGCCATGGAGATGATCATGAGAATCTCTTTATGCCCACGGTGGATACTGCCTGTGGAATCTGCCACCCGGCAGAGGCCGGAGAGTTTATGAGGGGGAGGGATTTCGGCAAGCCAAGTCATCCGCATAGCTGGGAGGGAAGCGTGTCTGTTCCCTGGTATGCCGAACTGTACCGGCGTGGCGAAGGTTTTTCTATGGTTGGATGTGACCAGTGCCATCAGAATATGTCTTCCTGTGACGACTGCCACTCCCGCCATCGGTTTTCAGCCGCCGAGGCAAGACGGCCAGAGGTGTGCTCGAGCTGTCACATGGGGCCTGATCACCCGGACTGGGAGAGTTACGAACACTCAAAATGGGGTGTTATATATGAGACGACAGGAGGGCAGTGGGATTGGGAAAAGAAACTTTCTCAGATAGTCCCCGGGGTAGATTACCTCGCTCCAACTTGCCAATACTGCCACATGTATGTGGGAGGAGGGCGCTGGGAAATGAATGTTGAAACGAAGGGTATTTGGCGTATGGGAACCATCCCTCCAATGGAGGTAGAGTTTAAATCAGGATTGAAAGACTTCCCCTATGGAATAAAGATACCACCCATGGACAAGAAGCTTGAAATCTACTCCGCTGAAAACAGAAAGAAGCGTGAAGATTGGATAGAACTCTGTGTGAAATGCCACAGCGACCGTTTTTCACGCATGTGGCTTGATTCACTGGACCAATATATGTTTGCGTCATGGAAACGCATTGATGAGGCGCAGTTCGTTTTAGAAAATCTTTTCGCTGATGACATGATTGTGCCTTCCCCGGAAGATAGGCCTCCCTTTCCGTTGAGTGATGCAATTGTCAAGGCGCTCGGTCCAGATACTTTGGGACCTGAACTGTATAACCTGTTTAAAAAGACCAGCGGACACCTTCCGGTTATCGGCCCTATCCTGGGCGCTTATTCCATTTTTACCCAGGCGGATGGCAATCCGAGCGGCATTGAAAGAGAATTTGTGGAAATGTGGTTCTGGGACCATTTGCAGGGATATAAGGGAACCGCCCACGCACAGCAGGACATAAGCTGGTGGTGGGGTACTGCCCAGACAGGTGGAAGAATGACGCGAATACAGGATGAAGCAAGGAAGCTACGACGTCTAAAGGCCCTTGAGGATGCAATACGGAAATAG
- a CDS encoding VIT1/CCC1 transporter family protein, with protein sequence MDIDNAIKEKMLVAQKNEITEYRIYKNLAKTVRNADNKKILENIAEDEFHHAQMWKKYTGKEVKPDTLKMLKYSMISRILGLTFGLKLMERREKNTYEVYYNLGIGTEEEIHEIIREEKEHENEVLAMLDEDFLQYTSSMVLGLNDALVELTGALAGFTLALKSTRLIALVGLVTGIAASLSMMSSEYLSTKAEGNKKSPLKASLYTGIAYLLTVLMLIFPYLIIANYFVCLAITISVAVFIIFLYNYYISITKDLLFKKQFMEMTGISLSVTTVTFFIGHLLRYFLGAGIS encoded by the coding sequence ATGGATATCGACAATGCGATAAAAGAGAAAATGCTGGTTGCGCAAAAAAATGAGATCACAGAGTATCGAATTTATAAAAATTTAGCAAAAACGGTAAGAAATGCTGATAATAAAAAAATCCTGGAAAACATTGCCGAAGATGAATTTCACCACGCTCAAATGTGGAAGAAATATACCGGGAAAGAAGTGAAGCCTGATACGTTAAAAATGTTGAAATACTCCATGATCAGCCGCATACTTGGATTAACCTTTGGATTGAAACTCATGGAACGTCGGGAAAAAAATACGTATGAGGTTTATTACAACCTTGGGATTGGAACAGAAGAAGAAATACATGAAATCATTAGAGAAGAAAAAGAACACGAAAATGAAGTGCTCGCCATGCTGGATGAAGATTTTCTTCAATACACCAGCTCAATGGTGCTTGGTCTAAACGACGCGCTTGTCGAATTAACGGGAGCGCTTGCTGGCTTTACTTTAGCATTAAAAAGCACACGGTTAATTGCTTTAGTCGGATTGGTCACGGGAATAGCTGCTTCTTTATCAATGATGTCTTCTGAGTATTTATCTACAAAAGCTGAAGGCAATAAAAAAAGCCCCTTAAAAGCGTCCCTGTATACCGGAATTGCATATCTTTTGACTGTTTTAATGCTCATTTTTCCATATTTAATTATTGCGAACTACTTTGTTTGTTTAGCCATTACCATATCCGTCGCGGTTTTTATTATTTTTCTCTATAATTATTATATTTCTATTACAAAAGACCTCCTATTCAAAAAACAATTCATGGAAATGACCGGCATAAGCCTGAGTGTCACGACAGTAACTTTTTTTATTGGCCATCTGCTTCGATATTTCTTGGGAGCCGGTATTTCATAA